In Streptomyces seoulensis, the following are encoded in one genomic region:
- a CDS encoding MmcQ/YjbR family DNA-binding protein, with protein MKPQELRALCLSFNAVEEEFPFNPDTSVFKVLGKMFALAALDARPLTVNLKCDPEDAQRLRADHEGLIVPGYHMNKRHWNTVTVDADLPDALVKELIEDSYDLVVAGLPKSERLRLDRP; from the coding sequence ATGAAGCCCCAGGAGCTGCGCGCCCTCTGCCTGTCCTTCAACGCGGTGGAGGAGGAGTTCCCCTTCAACCCGGACACCTCGGTCTTCAAGGTGCTGGGCAAGATGTTCGCCCTCGCGGCACTGGACGCGCGGCCCCTGACGGTCAACCTCAAGTGCGACCCGGAGGACGCCCAGCGCCTGCGGGCCGACCACGAGGGCCTGATCGTGCCGGGCTACCACATGAACAAACGGCACTGGAACACCGTCACGGTGGACGCCGACCTGCCCGACGCCCTGGTGAAGGAACTGATCGAGGACTCCTACGACCTCGTCGTCGCGGGCCTGCCGAAGTCCGAGCGCCTGAGACTCGACCGCCCCTGA
- a CDS encoding hemolysin family protein → MSPQIVIGAVALIVVAWLAACAEAGIARVSSFRAEEAVKSGRRGSAKLAQVAADPTRYLNVALLVRVACEMAAAALVTYACLRAFDATWQALLVAIAVMVLVSYVAVGVSPRTIGRQHPLSTATAAAYVLLPLARVMGPVPSLLILLGNALTPGKGFRRGPFASEAELRAMVDLAEQESLIADEERRMVHSVFELGDTLVREVMVPRTDLVVIERYKTIRQALTLALRSGFSRIPVTGESEDDIVGIVYLKDLVRKTHINRDAENDLVSTAMRPAVFVPDTKNAGDLLREMQKERNHVAVVIDEYGGTAGIVTIEDILEEIVGEITDEYDRELPPVEDLGEGRHRVTARLDITDLGELYGLEEYDDEDVETVGGLLAKALGRVPIAGASAEVELPDERRLKLTAEAAAGRRNKIVTVLVEPAGVPAREESTE, encoded by the coding sequence ATGAGTCCGCAGATCGTGATCGGCGCGGTCGCGCTGATCGTCGTGGCCTGGCTCGCCGCCTGCGCCGAGGCGGGCATCGCCCGCGTCTCCAGCTTCCGCGCCGAGGAGGCCGTCAAGTCCGGCCGTCGGGGCAGCGCCAAGCTGGCGCAGGTCGCCGCCGACCCCACCCGCTATCTCAACGTGGCCCTGCTGGTGCGCGTCGCCTGCGAGATGGCCGCCGCCGCCCTCGTCACCTACGCCTGCCTGCGCGCCTTCGACGCCACCTGGCAGGCGCTGCTGGTCGCCATCGCGGTGATGGTGCTGGTGTCGTACGTCGCCGTCGGCGTCTCCCCCCGCACCATCGGCCGCCAGCACCCCCTGTCCACCGCGACCGCCGCCGCCTACGTGCTGCTGCCGCTGGCCCGTGTCATGGGCCCGGTGCCCTCGCTGCTGATCCTCCTCGGCAACGCGCTCACCCCCGGCAAGGGCTTCCGGCGCGGCCCCTTCGCCTCCGAGGCGGAGCTGCGCGCCATGGTCGACCTCGCCGAGCAGGAGTCGCTGATCGCCGACGAGGAGCGCCGCATGGTGCACTCCGTCTTCGAGCTGGGCGACACCCTGGTCCGCGAGGTGATGGTGCCGCGCACCGACCTCGTCGTCATCGAGCGGTACAAGACCATCCGGCAGGCCCTCACCCTCGCCCTGCGCTCCGGTTTCTCCCGCATCCCGGTGACCGGGGAGAGCGAGGACGACATCGTCGGCATCGTGTATCTGAAGGACCTGGTCCGCAAGACGCACATCAACCGCGACGCCGAGAACGACCTGGTCTCCACCGCGATGCGCCCCGCCGTCTTCGTCCCGGACACCAAGAACGCGGGCGACCTGCTGCGCGAGATGCAGAAGGAGCGCAACCACGTCGCCGTCGTCATCGACGAGTACGGCGGCACGGCCGGGATCGTCACCATCGAGGACATCCTGGAGGAGATCGTCGGCGAGATCACCGACGAGTACGACCGTGAACTCCCGCCCGTGGAGGACCTCGGCGAGGGCCGCCACCGGGTCACCGCCCGCCTGGACATCACCGACCTCGGCGAGTTGTACGGCCTGGAGGAGTACGACGACGAGGACGTGGAAACCGTAGGCGGACTGCTCGCGAAGGCACTGGGCCGCGTGCCCATCGCCGGCGCGAGCGCCGAGGTCGAACTGCCCGATGAGCGACGGCTGAAGCTGACCGCCGAGGCCGCCGCCGGTCGCCGGAACAAGATCGTGACGGTACTGGTCGAGCCCGCCGGGGTCCCGGCGCGGGAGGAGAGCACGGAATGA
- the ybeY gene encoding rRNA maturation RNase YbeY has product MSIDVNNESGTEVDEQAVLDIARYALARMRIHPLSELSVIVVDADAMEQLHIQWMDLPGPTDVMSFPMDELRPPGKDDEEPPQGLLGDIVLCPEVAAQQGKDAPTEHSMDEELQLLTVHGVLHLLGYDHEEPDEKAEMFGLQAAIVDGWRAERGLTGPSPAPTVS; this is encoded by the coding sequence ATGTCGATCGACGTCAACAACGAATCCGGCACCGAGGTGGACGAGCAGGCGGTGCTCGACATCGCCCGCTACGCGCTCGCCCGGATGCGCATCCACCCGCTCTCCGAACTGTCGGTGATCGTCGTGGACGCCGACGCCATGGAGCAGCTCCACATCCAGTGGATGGACCTGCCGGGACCGACGGACGTCATGTCGTTCCCGATGGACGAGCTGCGCCCGCCGGGCAAGGACGACGAGGAGCCCCCGCAGGGCCTGCTCGGCGACATCGTCCTGTGCCCGGAGGTCGCGGCCCAGCAGGGCAAGGACGCGCCCACCGAGCACTCCATGGACGAGGAGCTCCAGTTGCTCACCGTCCACGGCGTGCTGCACCTCCTCGGCTACGACCACGAGGAGCCGGACGAGAAGGCCGAGATGTTCGGCCTCCAGGCCGCCATCGTCGACGGCTGGCGGGCCGAGCGCGGCCTGACCGGGCCGTCGCCGGCGCCGACCGTCTCGTAG
- a CDS encoding PhoH family protein — protein sequence MTQTPTAHTSAQDQARARISVPAQHPMVTVLGSGDSLLRVIEKAFPAADIHVRGNEISAVGEPAEVALIQRVFDEMMLVLRTGQPMTEDAVERSIAMLRASDNGTSDGPETPAEVLTQNILSSRGRTIRPKTLNQKRYVDAIDKHTIVFGIGPAGTGKTYLAMAKAVQALQSKQVNRIILTRPAVEAGERLGFLPGTLYEKIDPYLRPLYDALHDMLDPDSIPRLMAAGTIEVAPLAYMRGRTLNDAFIILDEAQNTSPEQMKMFLTRLGFDSKIVITGDVTQVDLPGGTKSGLRQVQDILEGVEDVHFSRLSSQDVVRHKLVGRIVDAYEKYDSHEAAGKTGAKGSKGK from the coding sequence ATGACTCAGACACCGACAGCTCACACCTCCGCGCAGGACCAGGCGAGAGCACGGATCAGCGTTCCCGCACAGCACCCGATGGTGACCGTGCTGGGCTCCGGCGACTCCCTCCTGCGCGTGATCGAGAAGGCTTTCCCGGCGGCCGACATCCACGTCCGGGGCAATGAGATCAGCGCGGTCGGCGAACCGGCGGAAGTCGCCCTGATCCAGCGTGTGTTCGACGAGATGATGCTGGTGCTCCGCACCGGGCAGCCGATGACGGAGGATGCGGTGGAACGCTCGATCGCGATGCTCAGGGCGAGCGACAACGGCACGAGCGACGGCCCCGAGACCCCGGCCGAGGTGCTGACGCAGAACATCCTGTCCTCGCGCGGCCGCACGATCCGCCCCAAGACCCTGAACCAGAAGCGCTACGTCGACGCCATCGACAAGCACACCATCGTCTTCGGCATCGGCCCCGCCGGTACCGGCAAGACCTACCTCGCCATGGCGAAGGCCGTGCAGGCGCTCCAGTCCAAGCAGGTCAACCGCATCATCCTGACCCGCCCCGCGGTCGAGGCCGGCGAACGGCTCGGCTTCCTCCCGGGAACCCTGTACGAGAAGATCGACCCGTACCTGCGCCCGCTCTACGACGCCCTGCACGACATGCTCGACCCCGACTCCATCCCCCGCCTGATGGCGGCGGGCACGATCGAGGTCGCCCCGCTGGCGTACATGCGCGGCCGCACCCTGAACGACGCCTTCATCATCCTGGACGAGGCCCAGAACACCAGCCCCGAGCAGATGAAGATGTTCCTCACCCGGCTCGGGTTCGACTCGAAGATCGTCATCACCGGTGACGTGACCCAGGTCGACCTCCCCGGCGGCACCAAGAGCGGTCTGCGGCAGGTGCAGGACATCCTGGAGGGCGTCGAGGACGTGCACTTCTCCCGTCTCTCCTCCCAGGACGTCGTCCGGCACAAGCTGGTGGGCCGTATCGTCGACGCGTACGAGAAGTACGACAGCCACGAGGCCGCGGGCAAGACCGGGGCCAAGGGCTCCAAGGGGAAGTAG
- a CDS encoding carbohydrate kinase family protein, giving the protein MMPSHAIAGEETGGDPEHLTRTARHQAQVDPLAALRAPGDPPWDVYLTGTVFLDIVFTGLDTAPVRGTESWARGMGSSPGGVANMAAALARLGLRTSLAAAFGDDHYGEYCWDALARGEGIDLTPSRTVPGWHSPVTVSMAYEGERTMISHGHEPPPEEPAPDCPPPARAAVASLTPGRRAPWIAQAAREGTRIFADVGWDDTGAWDLAGLADLEHCEAFLPNAEEAMRYTGSTCPKAAAHALTEHVPVAVVTLGAEGAYAVDRRTGETAEVPAIAVEALDPTGAGDVFVAGFVTGTLAGWPLADRLALAGLTAALSVQEFGGSLSAPGWSEIGAWWRRVQSLDTQNPAALRRYAFLDPLIPAHLDRPWPLRRAVPTIGFGRNA; this is encoded by the coding sequence CTGATGCCGTCCCACGCGATCGCCGGAGAGGAAACCGGAGGCGACCCGGAGCACCTCACCCGGACAGCGCGCCACCAGGCCCAGGTCGACCCGCTCGCCGCGCTGCGCGCCCCCGGCGATCCGCCCTGGGACGTCTACCTCACCGGCACCGTCTTCCTGGACATCGTCTTCACCGGCCTGGACACCGCCCCCGTGCGCGGTACCGAGTCCTGGGCGCGCGGGATGGGCTCCAGCCCCGGCGGGGTCGCCAACATGGCCGCCGCGCTGGCCCGCCTCGGCCTGCGCACCTCGCTGGCGGCGGCCTTCGGGGACGACCACTACGGGGAGTACTGCTGGGACGCGCTCGCGCGGGGCGAGGGCATCGACCTCACCCCCTCGCGCACGGTGCCCGGCTGGCACTCGCCGGTCACCGTCTCCATGGCGTACGAGGGGGAGCGCACGATGATCTCCCACGGCCACGAGCCGCCCCCGGAGGAGCCCGCGCCGGACTGCCCGCCGCCCGCGCGTGCCGCCGTCGCCTCGCTCACGCCGGGCCGCCGTGCGCCCTGGATCGCGCAGGCCGCCCGTGAGGGCACCCGGATCTTCGCCGACGTCGGCTGGGACGACACCGGTGCCTGGGACCTGGCCGGGCTGGCCGACCTGGAGCACTGCGAGGCGTTCCTGCCCAACGCGGAGGAGGCGATGCGCTACACCGGCTCCACCTGCCCCAAGGCGGCCGCGCACGCCCTCACCGAACACGTACCGGTCGCGGTCGTCACCCTCGGCGCGGAGGGGGCGTACGCGGTGGACCGGCGTACCGGCGAGACCGCCGAGGTGCCCGCCATCGCGGTGGAGGCCCTCGATCCCACCGGCGCGGGCGACGTCTTCGTGGCCGGTTTCGTCACCGGCACCCTCGCCGGCTGGCCCCTCGCCGACCGCCTCGCCCTCGCCGGCCTCACCGCCGCCCTCTCCGTCCAGGAGTTCGGCGGCTCCCTCTCCGCCCCCGGCTGGTCCGAGATCGGCGCCTGGTGGCGCCGCGTGCAGTCCCTCGACACCCAGAACCCGGCGGCCCTGCGCCGCTACGCCTTCCTTGACCCCCTCATCCCCGCCCACCTCGACCGCCCCTGGCCCCTCCGCCGGGCAGTCCCGACCATCGGCTTCGGCCGCAACGCGTAA
- a CDS encoding glucarate dehydratase family protein: protein MIPELTVTEVRLTPVLVADPPLLNTQGVHQPYTPRLIVEVVTAGGATGLGETYGDTKYLELARPLAERLVGRSVTDVNALFSLDLAVDESRVRGAVDAGGLRGVQSADKLRLSVLSAFEVACLDAQGRALGLPVHALLGGRLRDSVEYSAYLFYKWAAHPGAAPDEWGAALDPAGVVAQARALSERHGFSSFKLKGGFFAPEEETEAVRALAEAFPGRPLRLDPNGAWSVPTALKVADELGGLLEYLEDPVLGTDAMAEVAARTGVPLATNMCVTTFGEIKEAFTRDAVQVVLSDHHYWGGLRNTGHLAAVCAAFGVGVSMHSNTHLGISLAAMTQVAATVPNLHHACDSHYPWQAEDVLTERVPFTAGHVTVSDRPGLGVELDHDALARLHHRWLHDDGTFRDRDDSAAMRVADPDWQTPVMPRW from the coding sequence GTGATCCCGGAGCTGACCGTCACCGAGGTGCGCCTCACCCCGGTCCTGGTGGCCGACCCGCCGCTGCTGAACACCCAGGGCGTGCACCAGCCTTACACCCCCCGGCTGATCGTGGAGGTGGTCACGGCGGGCGGGGCCACCGGACTCGGGGAGACGTACGGCGACACCAAGTACCTGGAGCTGGCCCGCCCGCTCGCCGAACGGCTCGTCGGGCGGTCGGTCACGGATGTGAACGCGCTGTTCTCCCTCGACCTCGCGGTGGACGAGAGCCGGGTGCGGGGCGCGGTCGACGCGGGCGGGCTGCGCGGGGTGCAGAGCGCCGACAAGCTCCGGCTGTCCGTGCTCTCCGCCTTCGAGGTCGCCTGCCTGGACGCGCAGGGGCGGGCGCTCGGACTGCCCGTGCACGCGCTGCTGGGCGGCAGGCTGCGGGACTCCGTCGAGTACAGCGCCTACCTCTTCTACAAGTGGGCCGCGCATCCCGGGGCGGCCCCGGACGAGTGGGGTGCCGCGCTCGACCCGGCCGGGGTGGTCGCGCAGGCCCGCGCGCTGTCCGAGCGGCACGGGTTCTCCTCCTTCAAGCTCAAGGGCGGGTTCTTCGCGCCGGAGGAGGAGACCGAGGCGGTACGCGCCCTCGCCGAGGCGTTCCCCGGGCGGCCGCTGCGGCTCGATCCCAACGGGGCGTGGTCGGTGCCGACCGCGCTGAAGGTGGCGGACGAACTCGGGGGCCTGCTGGAGTACTTGGAGGACCCGGTACTGGGCACCGACGCGATGGCCGAGGTGGCCGCGCGGACCGGGGTGCCACTGGCCACCAACATGTGCGTGACCACGTTCGGGGAGATCAAGGAGGCGTTCACCCGGGACGCCGTCCAGGTGGTGCTCTCCGACCACCACTACTGGGGCGGGCTGCGCAACACCGGGCACCTCGCGGCGGTCTGCGCGGCCTTCGGGGTCGGGGTGTCCATGCACTCCAACACCCACCTCGGCATCAGCCTCGCCGCGATGACCCAGGTCGCGGCCACCGTGCCGAACCTCCACCACGCCTGCGACTCCCACTACCCGTGGCAGGCCGAGGACGTGCTCACCGAGCGCGTCCCGTTCACCGCCGGCCACGTCACCGTCTCCGACCGCCCCGGCCTCGGCGTCGAACTCGACCACGACGCCCTCGCCCGCCTCCACCACCGCTGGCTCCACGACGACGGCACCTTCCGCGACCGCGACGACAGCGCCGCGATGCGGGTCGCGGACCCGGACTGGCAGACCCCGGTGATGCCCCGCTGGTGA
- a CDS encoding 5-dehydro-4-deoxyglucarate dehydratase produces MVRVSGAPQDVARRLREGMAAGVLSFPLTAFHEDGTLDREGCRAHVADRLAAAPGALFPACGTGEFFSLDEDEYRQVVTVAVEEAAGRVPVVAGTGYGWAQAARFARIAEEAGADALLVLPHYLVAAPQSGLVAQLTQLAARTRLPLIAYQRDQVAYTVDSLRHIARIPNVIGLKDGHSDLDRLQRLTLAAPEGFLFFNGAATAEVQARAYTAVGVPAYSSAVHAFAPEIAGAFRTALRAGDEDTADRLLRGFYVPFVELRDRVPGYAVSLVKAAARLRGARVGPVRAPLADPSAADLAALKDVLAAGLDLVGAAL; encoded by the coding sequence ATGGTGCGGGTGAGCGGCGCTCCGCAGGACGTGGCCCGGCGGCTGCGGGAGGGGATGGCGGCGGGCGTGCTCTCCTTCCCGCTCACCGCCTTCCACGAGGACGGCACCCTCGACCGCGAGGGCTGCCGCGCCCATGTGGCCGACCGGCTCGCCGCCGCGCCCGGCGCCCTCTTCCCGGCCTGCGGCACCGGGGAGTTCTTCTCCCTGGACGAGGACGAGTACCGCCAGGTCGTCACGGTCGCTGTCGAGGAGGCGGCCGGGCGGGTCCCCGTCGTCGCCGGTACCGGCTACGGCTGGGCGCAGGCCGCGCGCTTCGCCCGGATCGCGGAGGAGGCCGGGGCGGACGCCCTGCTGGTCCTGCCGCACTACCTCGTCGCCGCCCCGCAGAGCGGGCTCGTCGCTCAGCTCACCCAGCTCGCCGCCCGCACCCGGCTCCCGCTCATCGCCTACCAGCGGGACCAAGTCGCCTACACCGTGGACTCGTTGCGGCACATCGCCCGCATCCCGAACGTCATCGGGCTCAAGGACGGGCACAGCGACCTCGACCGCCTCCAGCGGCTCACCCTGGCCGCGCCCGAGGGGTTCCTGTTCTTCAACGGCGCCGCCACCGCCGAGGTCCAGGCCCGCGCCTACACCGCCGTCGGCGTACCCGCGTACTCCTCCGCCGTGCACGCCTTCGCCCCCGAGATCGCCGGCGCCTTCCGCACCGCCCTGCGCGCCGGGGACGAGGACACGGCCGACCGGCTGCTGCGCGGCTTCTACGTCCCCTTCGTGGAACTCCGCGACCGGGTCCCCGGATACGCCGTCTCCCTGGTCAAGGCCGCCGCCCGGCTCAGGGGAGCGCGCGTGGGACCGGTGCGGGCGCCCCTGGCCGACCCCTCGGCCGCCGACCTCGCCGCCCTCAAGGACGTGCTCGCCGCCGGACTCGACCTCGTGGGAGCCGCCCTGTGA
- a CDS encoding MFS transporter, with amino-acid sequence MFAPRSLPWPLVALFTAGYLASYLLPTTVGRLDSALPLSATQAGAIGSALLLSSASAGFTLAARVDRFGARALARTGIVLAVLGYGSAALTGSVPAVVLGAVVGGFGSGTMTAVAASGIAAGRDPHRATTSGLLVVSALAGALYLTIPRLGPGHGLPLGAVALTALAVWPFTGRLPARTAPAAGSDGIRRPLPHRRAGLLLAATMPCWSLAQNALWGVSGRIGLGQAHLTEITVGAVFAIALGAGLLGVAGASALGPRLGRALPIGLGTALIAGCIALSASATDLPSFALGEIAWNLCYPVVLSYVISLAAALDARGRWAVLVGSAASLGTAAGPLTGSLLSARAGFPAMGEILAAILLLAAVPMAAVALRTAPRRLRVVEISLRRTPVPVPDLAVTDTAARVAPVTVGGVTVRDLAAKGIPAVHIPLTDTPAATVSA; translated from the coding sequence GTGTTCGCCCCCCGCTCCTTGCCCTGGCCCCTCGTCGCCCTTTTCACGGCCGGGTACCTCGCCTCGTATCTGCTGCCGACCACGGTCGGCCGTCTCGACAGCGCGCTGCCGCTGTCCGCCACCCAGGCCGGTGCCATCGGCAGTGCCCTGCTGCTGAGTTCGGCGTCGGCCGGGTTCACGCTGGCCGCCCGCGTGGACCGGTTCGGCGCCCGTGCGCTGGCCCGGACGGGGATAGTCCTGGCCGTCCTCGGCTACGGCTCGGCCGCGCTCACCGGCTCCGTCCCCGCCGTGGTGCTGGGCGCGGTCGTCGGCGGGTTCGGCTCCGGCACGATGACGGCGGTCGCCGCGAGCGGCATCGCCGCCGGACGCGACCCGCACCGGGCCACCACGTCCGGGCTGCTGGTGGTCTCGGCGCTGGCGGGCGCGCTCTATCTGACGATCCCCCGCCTCGGTCCGGGCCACGGGCTGCCGCTCGGCGCGGTCGCGCTGACCGCGCTCGCGGTGTGGCCGTTCACCGGCCGGCTGCCCGCCCGCACCGCCCCGGCGGCCGGTTCCGACGGCATACGGCGGCCGCTCCCCCACCGCCGGGCCGGACTGCTGCTGGCCGCGACGATGCCGTGCTGGTCGCTGGCGCAGAACGCGCTGTGGGGCGTCAGCGGGCGCATCGGCCTCGGGCAGGCGCACCTCACCGAGATCACGGTCGGCGCGGTGTTCGCCATAGCGCTGGGCGCCGGTCTGCTCGGCGTGGCCGGCGCGAGCGCCCTCGGCCCCCGGCTGGGCCGCGCGCTGCCGATCGGTCTCGGCACCGCGCTGATCGCGGGCTGTATCGCGCTCAGCGCCTCGGCCACCGACCTGCCGTCCTTCGCGCTGGGCGAGATCGCGTGGAACCTCTGCTACCCGGTGGTGCTCTCCTACGTGATCAGCCTGGCCGCAGCGCTCGACGCACGCGGCCGCTGGGCGGTGCTGGTCGGCTCCGCCGCCTCGCTGGGCACGGCCGCCGGACCGCTGACCGGCAGCCTGCTGTCCGCTCGCGCGGGCTTCCCCGCGATGGGCGAGATCCTGGCGGCCATACTGCTGCTGGCGGCCGTCCCGATGGCCGCGGTCGCCCTGCGCACGGCCCCCCGCCGCCTGCGGGTGGTGGAGATCTCCCTGCGCCGGACGCCCGTGCCGGTGCCGGACCTGGCCGTCACGGACACGGCCGCCAGGGTCGCGCCGGTCACGGTCGGGGGTGTCACCGTCCGGGACCTGGCCGCCAAGGGCATCCCGGCCGTGCACATCCCCCTCACCGACACCCCGGCCGCGACCGTCTCCGCGTGA
- a CDS encoding adenosine deaminase — protein MPLPKAELHLHIEGTLEPELAFRLAERNGVELSYADTEALRHAYRFEDLQSFLNLYYELMAVLRTEQDFEELADAYLARAAAQGVRHAEIFFDPQAHLARGVEMGTVIEGLWRALGRSVETHGVSTKLIMCFLRDESAESALATLDAAKPYLDRITGVGLDSAEVGHPPVKFREAYDAAAALGLRRVAHAGEEGPPEYVVQALDLLGVERIDHGLRSVEDPALVERLVRDRVPLTLCPLSNVRLRTIDTLADHPLPAMLEAGLMCTVNSDDPAYFGGYADDNFTAVQQTLGLTEDRMRELARNSFLASFLEDDEPRRARYLAEVDAYEFPRGEA, from the coding sequence ATGCCCCTCCCCAAAGCTGAACTGCACCTGCACATCGAAGGCACACTGGAGCCGGAGCTTGCGTTCCGTCTGGCCGAGCGCAATGGCGTCGAGCTTTCCTACGCCGACACCGAGGCCCTGCGCCACGCGTACCGGTTCGAGGACCTCCAGTCCTTTCTGAACCTGTACTACGAGCTGATGGCCGTCCTGCGCACCGAGCAGGACTTCGAGGAGCTGGCCGACGCCTACCTGGCCCGCGCCGCCGCGCAGGGGGTGCGGCACGCGGAGATCTTCTTCGACCCGCAGGCCCACCTGGCGCGCGGGGTGGAGATGGGGACCGTGATCGAGGGGCTGTGGCGGGCGCTGGGCCGCAGCGTGGAGACCCACGGCGTCTCCACCAAGCTGATCATGTGCTTCCTGCGCGACGAGTCCGCCGAGTCGGCGCTCGCCACGCTGGACGCGGCCAAGCCGTACCTGGACCGGATCACCGGGGTCGGCCTGGACTCCGCCGAGGTGGGCCACCCGCCGGTGAAGTTCCGCGAGGCCTACGACGCCGCCGCCGCGCTCGGCCTGCGCCGGGTCGCGCACGCCGGTGAGGAGGGTCCGCCGGAGTACGTCGTCCAGGCCCTGGACCTGCTCGGGGTGGAGCGGATCGACCACGGGCTGCGCTCCGTGGAGGACCCGGCGCTGGTGGAGCGGCTGGTCCGGGACCGTGTCCCGCTGACCCTGTGCCCGCTGTCCAACGTCCGCCTGCGCACCATCGACACGCTGGCCGACCACCCGCTCCCGGCGATGCTGGAGGCGGGGCTGATGTGCACGGTGAACTCCGACGACCCCGCCTACTTCGGCGGCTACGCGGACGACAACTTCACCGCCGTCCAGCAGACCCTGGGCCTCACCGAGGACCGGATGCGCGAGCTGGCCCGCAACTCCTTCCTCGCCTCCTTCCTGGAGGACGACGAACCCCGCCGGGCGCGGTACCTGGCGGAGGTCGACGCGTACGAATTCCCGCGCGGCGAGGCGTAG
- a CDS encoding ribonuclease Z, whose amino-acid sequence MSVRELVVLGTASQVPTRHRNHNGYLLRWDGEGILFDPGEGTQRQMLRAGVAAHDLNRICVTHFHGDHSLGLAGVIQRINLDRVPHPVTAHYPRSGQRFFDRLRYATAYRETVGLTEAPVDTDGPLATTPSYTLEAYGLSHPVESYGYRLVEPDRLRMLPDRLAAHGIAGPDVGRIQREGSLGGVELAEVSETRRGQRFAFVMDTRLCPGVHALADGCDLLVIESTFLDEDVTLAEEHGHLTAGQAATVARDAGVRHLVLTHFSQRYSGPSSPAEFERQARAAGFAGELTVARDLDRVPLPKRR is encoded by the coding sequence ATGTCCGTACGCGAGTTGGTCGTCCTCGGCACCGCCAGCCAGGTCCCGACCCGGCACCGCAACCACAACGGCTACCTGCTGCGCTGGGACGGCGAGGGCATCCTCTTCGACCCCGGTGAGGGCACCCAGCGGCAGATGCTGCGCGCCGGGGTCGCCGCGCACGACCTGAACCGGATCTGTGTCACCCACTTCCACGGCGACCACAGCCTGGGTCTGGCCGGGGTGATCCAGCGGATCAACCTGGACCGGGTGCCGCACCCGGTCACCGCGCACTACCCTCGCTCCGGGCAGCGCTTCTTCGACCGCCTCCGGTACGCCACCGCCTACCGGGAGACGGTCGGCCTCACCGAGGCACCGGTCGACACCGACGGCCCGCTGGCCACCACCCCCTCCTACACCCTGGAGGCGTACGGGCTCTCCCACCCGGTGGAGTCCTACGGCTACCGGCTGGTCGAGCCCGACCGGCTCCGCATGCTGCCCGACCGCCTCGCCGCGCACGGCATCGCGGGCCCGGACGTGGGCCGTATCCAGCGGGAGGGCTCGCTCGGCGGGGTCGAGCTGGCGGAGGTCAGCGAGACGCGGCGCGGGCAGCGGTTCGCGTTCGTCATGGACACCCGGCTCTGCCCCGGTGTGCACGCCCTCGCCGACGGCTGCGACCTGCTCGTCATCGAGTCCACCTTCCTGGACGAGGACGTGACGCTCGCCGAGGAGCACGGCCACCTGACCGCCGGGCAGGCGGCGACCGTGGCCCGGGACGCCGGGGTGCGGCACCTCGTCCTCACCCACTTCAGCCAGCGCTACTCCGGTCCTTCATCCCCCGCCGAGTTCGAGCGGCAGGCCCGCGCGGCCGGCTTCGCGGGCGAGCTGACGGTCGCCCGCGACCTGGACCGCGTGCCGCTCCCCAAGCGCCGCTGA
- a CDS encoding histidine triad nucleotide-binding protein, with product MAGEPQEDCLFCNIIAGKIPADVVRETDTTLAFRDINPQAPTHILVIPKAHYKNAAELAAEAPQLAADVLAETRGVAEGESLESYRTVFNTGSGAGQTVWHAHAHVLGGRGLNWPPG from the coding sequence ATGGCCGGCGAACCCCAAGAAGACTGCCTCTTCTGCAACATCATCGCGGGCAAGATCCCCGCAGACGTGGTGAGGGAAACCGACACCACCCTCGCCTTCCGGGACATAAACCCCCAGGCCCCCACCCACATCCTGGTGATCCCCAAGGCCCACTACAAAAACGCAGCGGAACTCGCCGCAGAAGCCCCGCAACTCGCCGCGGACGTCCTCGCGGAGACCCGCGGAGTCGCCGAAGGCGAGTCCCTGGAGAGCTACCGCACCGTCTTCAACACGGGAAGCGGCGCCGGACAAACCGTCTGGCACGCCCACGCGCACGTCCTCGGCGGTCGCGGCCTGAACTGGCCCCCCGGATAA